A part of Paenibacillus donghaensis genomic DNA contains:
- a CDS encoding ABC transporter permease has product MNSYLDLAVEYNRNHRKKNRVIIACIAVAVCLVTAIFGMADIGIKFQTEQLKRDYGSYHISVKDIDANAASLIKNHVDVAYSGWIKSPPSVEFEGKEFRVVGGDQEAAALLGLSVVEGDYPNGSAETLVDRQALNEYGWSIGEKININMGDAGDREYRIVGVYNEFSSLKSKDKHALFLSFEGVQAIGLSEPSDYLVMFKDNVKITKATSELQSILGINEEQISKNTYLLAVMGEGGSSFATNLYVITVILFTLVLVAGCIMISNSFNISILERTKFFGLMRCLGASKKQIKKYVRREGYLFCLKAIPLGLIAGSVVVEAAIILLRELNPTLLGELRVFQISINGLVAGIIVGFLTVILSSLSPAKKASSVSPLAAVTGNLKEIDKSSGSKLGYSKHIPVELSLGIHHAFSDKKSFLLMIGSFTVSIVLFLGFSVFIDFSYLAAKPMKPSSADISIYDPTLNERVPHELLDKAEKIEGVKNVFSRKIATIPAYTSQQHLSGNTFVTSYDDLQFQWTQSTLLNGDIDIRALRAGEEILVESESDLKVGEHMVFQTELGSFETVIGGVLSSIPFETKEQIFSKVIVSDEFFTKMTGLKDYSILDIQLLNNTSELTVESIRKAVPETLSFFDLRQRNQEGQNAFYTMAIFAYGFVAIVAVITILSIINSMNISVTSRIGYYGMMRAVGASAKQLRRMVLAEALTYVVCGSLIGSVLGIILHQMLYEKLVTSYFHTPWQWPGNIVYIIMVGIIAITIISVITPLRRINKLKIVEAINFSN; this is encoded by the coding sequence ATGAACAGTTACCTGGATTTAGCAGTTGAGTATAACCGAAACCACCGTAAGAAAAATCGTGTAATCATTGCATGTATCGCAGTTGCCGTCTGTTTGGTTACGGCGATCTTTGGTATGGCAGATATCGGGATTAAATTCCAAACCGAACAACTCAAGCGGGATTATGGCAGCTACCATATTTCTGTAAAAGATATTGACGCAAATGCTGCCAGCTTGATTAAAAATCATGTGGACGTGGCCTATTCCGGCTGGATAAAGTCTCCGCCTTCTGTGGAATTTGAAGGGAAGGAGTTCCGAGTGGTGGGCGGTGATCAGGAGGCCGCAGCGCTATTGGGACTCTCCGTTGTAGAAGGAGATTATCCTAACGGGTCTGCCGAAACGTTAGTAGACCGGCAAGCCTTGAATGAGTACGGATGGTCTATTGGTGAAAAAATCAATATAAACATGGGCGACGCGGGAGATAGGGAGTACCGTATCGTCGGCGTATACAACGAATTTTCCAGCCTGAAGTCCAAGGATAAGCATGCATTATTCCTTTCCTTCGAGGGGGTACAAGCGATTGGCCTTTCAGAACCAAGTGATTATTTAGTCATGTTTAAAGATAACGTTAAGATCACTAAAGCAACTTCAGAACTGCAGAGCATTCTTGGAATTAATGAAGAGCAAATCTCCAAAAACACTTATTTACTTGCCGTTATGGGTGAAGGCGGCAGCAGCTTTGCAACTAACTTATATGTAATTACTGTAATACTATTTACACTGGTTCTTGTTGCGGGATGTATTATGATTTCTAACAGTTTCAATATAAGTATTTTAGAGCGAACTAAATTTTTTGGCCTTATGCGCTGCCTTGGAGCTTCAAAAAAACAGATTAAGAAATATGTAAGGCGTGAAGGCTATTTGTTTTGCTTAAAGGCCATTCCACTGGGCTTGATCGCAGGTTCCGTAGTCGTTGAAGCTGCCATCATTTTACTTAGAGAGTTGAACCCAACGTTGCTCGGAGAATTAAGAGTTTTTCAAATTAGCATCAACGGCCTTGTTGCTGGCATTATAGTAGGATTTCTGACTGTGATTTTATCATCTCTTTCTCCGGCAAAAAAGGCATCCTCCGTCTCCCCTTTGGCAGCCGTAACCGGGAATTTGAAAGAAATAGACAAAAGTTCAGGAAGCAAATTAGGCTACTCAAAGCATATACCAGTCGAGCTGTCATTGGGTATACACCACGCATTTTCAGACAAAAAGTCCTTCCTGCTTATGATCGGCTCCTTCACTGTCAGCATCGTTTTGTTTCTTGGATTTAGTGTCTTTATTGACTTTAGTTACCTTGCAGCCAAGCCGATGAAACCAAGCAGTGCAGATATATCCATTTATGATCCCACTTTGAATGAGCGGGTGCCGCATGAACTTCTAGATAAAGCAGAAAAAATCGAAGGAGTTAAAAATGTTTTCAGCCGAAAGATCGCTACAATTCCTGCCTATACTTCGCAACAGCATCTGAGCGGAAATACATTTGTCACTTCCTATGATGATCTCCAATTTCAATGGACACAGAGCACTTTGCTCAATGGAGATATCGACATCAGAGCTTTAAGAGCCGGTGAAGAGATTCTTGTTGAAAGCGAATCTGATTTAAAAGTCGGAGAACACATGGTTTTTCAAACGGAGCTTGGCAGCTTTGAAACAGTCATAGGCGGTGTCCTATCCTCCATCCCATTTGAAACAAAAGAACAAATATTTAGCAAAGTAATTGTGTCCGATGAATTTTTCACAAAGATGACAGGTTTGAAAGATTATTCTATTTTAGATATTCAACTCTTGAACAATACTTCTGAGCTCACAGTCGAATCTATCCGTAAAGCTGTCCCTGAGACACTATCCTTTTTTGATCTGCGCCAGAGAAATCAGGAGGGTCAAAATGCATTTTACACCATGGCTATTTTCGCCTATGGATTTGTTGCAATCGTTGCCGTTATAACAATTCTTAGCATCATAAACAGCATGAATATTAGCGTAACCAGCAGAATCGGTTATTATGGCATGATGCGGGCCGTAGGAGCATCCGCTAAACAGTTAAGGCGAATGGTATTGGCGGAAGCTCTAACATATGTAGTTTGTGGCAGCCTCATAGGCAGCGTCCTGGGAATTATACTGCATCAAATGCTGTATGAAAAGCTGGTAACAAGTTATTTCCATACTCCTTGGCAGTGGCCTGGAAATATAGTGTATATCATTATGGTCGGGATTATTGCAATCACCATTATCTCTGTCATTACTCCATTAAGGAGAATTAACAAGTTGAAAATTGTTGAAGCCATAAATTTCTCTAATTAG
- a CDS encoding macro domain-containing protein, whose amino-acid sequence MLTYVKSNLFESPAQVIVNTVNTVGVMGKGLAKAFKDIYPEMFTQYQALCEGNQLSIGKLWIYKTPNKWVLNFPTKQHWRSPSKIEYIEAGLKKFVETYSEKGITSISFPLLGCGNGGLDWEGEVQPLMEKYLRPLPIDIFIHLNDTKSKAEHININETKQWLRSDPSQLSFAEVWEDILETIQSPVLDKNYSVELVQDEYEEQLIFLSNGRHVVITKGQLADLWRYLRGVGFCTWQGLPSGLFDYGKLIFDFLSKLPYIEIISLSHQFSNEDDLKDGIRLKPGIQSKMSTVAEDSNHEK is encoded by the coding sequence ATGTTAACATATGTGAAATCAAATTTATTTGAAAGTCCTGCTCAAGTTATTGTTAATACTGTTAATACTGTAGGAGTAATGGGGAAAGGGTTGGCTAAAGCTTTTAAAGATATCTATCCAGAAATGTTCACACAATATCAAGCCTTGTGTGAAGGGAATCAGTTAAGCATAGGGAAATTATGGATTTATAAAACTCCTAATAAATGGGTTCTAAACTTTCCGACAAAACAACATTGGCGTTCACCTTCAAAGATTGAATATATAGAAGCAGGCTTAAAGAAGTTTGTAGAGACATACAGTGAAAAGGGGATAACATCTATTTCATTTCCACTACTTGGTTGTGGGAATGGTGGATTAGATTGGGAGGGTGAAGTCCAACCTCTTATGGAAAAATATCTTCGTCCACTCCCAATAGACATTTTTATTCACTTGAATGATACAAAATCTAAAGCTGAACATATTAATATTAATGAAACAAAGCAATGGCTCAGATCAGATCCTTCGCAACTAAGTTTTGCAGAAGTTTGGGAAGATATTCTCGAAACAATTCAATCTCCAGTTTTAGATAAGAATTATTCAGTAGAGCTTGTTCAAGACGAATATGAAGAACAACTGATTTTTTTATCTAATGGAAGACATGTTGTCATTACTAAAGGTCAACTTGCTGATCTCTGGAGATACTTAAGGGGAGTTGGCTTCTGTACATGGCAAGGACTTCCGAGTGGATTGTTCGATTATGGAAAGTTGATTTTTGATTTCCTATCCAAATTACCCTACATTGAAATAATTTCTTTATCACACCAATTTTCAAATGAAGATGATTTGAAGGATGGAATAAGATTGAAACCAGGAATCCAATCTAAAATGTCTACCGTTGCGGAGGACAGTAATCATGAAAAATAA
- a CDS encoding ABC transporter ATP-binding protein codes for MELLKVDQLCKTYGRGDTQVDALKNVSFSVPKGEFVAVIGESGSGKSTLFNVIGALDSPTSGKVTIDNKDIFSMQEGKLTVFRRRNIGFIFQAFNLIPELNVEQNMIYPLLLDHEKPDEQYLEEILSVLGLKDRKKHLPRQLSGGQQQRVAIGRALITRPMLILADEPTGNLDTKNSNEVISLLKTASIRYKQTVLMITHNKNIASASDRVLQVADGLLTDFGAQES; via the coding sequence ATGGAGTTATTAAAAGTAGACCAACTATGTAAAACATACGGGAGAGGAGATACCCAAGTTGACGCCCTTAAAAATGTGTCTTTTTCTGTACCCAAAGGGGAGTTTGTTGCTGTAATAGGGGAATCTGGTTCAGGTAAAAGTACACTTTTTAATGTAATTGGCGCACTCGATAGTCCGACATCCGGCAAAGTAACCATTGACAATAAAGACATTTTCTCTATGCAAGAGGGCAAGCTAACCGTCTTTCGTCGCCGAAACATTGGATTTATATTCCAGGCATTTAATCTTATTCCTGAACTTAATGTAGAGCAAAATATGATCTACCCACTGCTCTTGGATCATGAAAAGCCGGATGAGCAATACCTGGAGGAAATTCTTAGTGTGTTGGGTTTGAAGGATAGAAAAAAACATCTGCCAAGACAGCTTTCAGGCGGTCAACAGCAGCGTGTCGCCATAGGCCGTGCCCTTATTACTCGACCGATGCTGATTCTTGCTGACGAACCCACCGGTAATCTGGACACTAAAAACAGCAATGAGGTGATATCTCTACTTAAAACTGCGTCGATTCGCTATAAACAGACCGTTCTTATGATAACTCATAACAAAAATATTGCAAGCGCATCCGACCGTGTCTTACAAGTGGCCGATGGTCTGTTAACTGATTTTGGAGCGCAGGAGTCATGA
- a CDS encoding DUF4433 domain-containing protein codes for MKNKNDREIIKAVLSKVKAELDPARKWWTNTLFHFTDVHNAVQILEDNCLLSRNEAKKREKMTSDNASPTIIDQTNEVWKDYVRFYFRPKTPTQYHNEGFRPQHQKTLNGAHCPVPIFFLFDLESMLFMKNSFFSHGSLASPYYTIYNTADKFEEMPFDYIYHEGQFNRNTEWFITGHRQAELVVPNKCSLEYLKRIVCRSPAERDTLIDLLSYETFQKYADKIVVDTRLNLFYSEWFYIEKVNLMDKSISLTFNEGFKVRGTFKVYLDIEKLDSGDKSFWEDKEFDQKSSLRINLSTFDKPTDYRVKFYIDDQLAFSSGHYTIEDLPF; via the coding sequence ATGAAAAATAAAAATGATAGAGAAATTATTAAAGCTGTTTTAAGCAAAGTAAAAGCAGAATTAGATCCCGCTAGAAAATGGTGGACAAACACCCTATTCCATTTTACCGATGTACATAATGCTGTTCAAATACTAGAAGATAATTGTTTGTTGAGTAGAAATGAAGCGAAAAAAAGAGAGAAAATGACATCAGACAATGCAAGTCCTACAATTATTGACCAAACAAATGAAGTATGGAAAGACTACGTAAGATTTTACTTTCGTCCTAAAACTCCAACGCAATATCATAATGAAGGGTTTCGCCCCCAACATCAAAAGACGCTTAATGGTGCTCACTGTCCAGTACCGATTTTTTTTCTATTTGATTTAGAATCAATGTTGTTTATGAAAAATAGTTTTTTCTCACATGGTAGTTTAGCATCGCCGTATTATACCATCTACAATACTGCTGACAAGTTCGAAGAAATGCCGTTTGATTATATTTACCATGAGGGACAATTTAATAGGAATACTGAATGGTTCATTACTGGACATAGACAGGCAGAATTAGTTGTACCAAATAAATGTTCTTTAGAGTATTTGAAAAGAATTGTTTGTAGAAGTCCAGCAGAGAGAGACACATTAATTGATTTGCTTTCATATGAAACTTTTCAAAAGTATGCTGATAAGATAGTGGTTGATACAAGATTGAATTTATTTTACAGCGAATGGTTCTATATTGAAAAGGTTAATTTAATGGACAAATCGATTTCTTTGACTTTTAATGAAGGATTCAAAGTAAGGGGTACATTTAAAGTTTACCTTGATATAGAGAAACTCGATTCAGGCGATAAATCCTTCTGGGAAGATAAAGAGTTTGATCAGAAAAGCTCTCTTCGAATAAACTTAAGTACATTTGATAAACCCACTGACTATAGGGTGAAATTTTATATTGATGATCAATTGGCATTTAGTAGTGGACACTATACAATCGAAGACTTACCATTCTAA
- a CDS encoding response regulator transcription factor encodes MSRILLVEDDLILNEGLEYSIQKNGYIVDGVKTVQEALEVYEDQKYELLLLDLILPDGTGFEICKRVRQTSAVPIIFLTASDEEVNVVKGLDLGADDYVTKPFRLNELISRIKAVLRRANSFQTEIVELSSNEIKLELVHNRAFKAGNLLELTSTEFKLLSLLMNNPNRLLTRGVLLDKIWDNKGNFVDNNTLSVYISRLRNKIEDDPNFPQKLLNVRGIGYKWNVTGNQQT; translated from the coding sequence ATGAGTCGTATCCTTTTAGTAGAAGACGATCTTATATTAAATGAAGGCTTGGAATATTCCATTCAAAAAAACGGTTATATTGTTGATGGTGTGAAAACAGTTCAAGAAGCCTTAGAGGTATACGAAGATCAAAAATATGAACTTCTCCTCCTGGATTTGATCCTACCAGACGGGACAGGTTTTGAAATCTGCAAAAGAGTACGTCAAACCTCAGCAGTCCCCATTATTTTCCTTACGGCATCCGACGAAGAAGTAAATGTGGTAAAAGGGTTGGATTTGGGTGCAGATGACTATGTGACAAAACCTTTTAGACTAAATGAATTGATCTCTCGGATCAAAGCGGTGCTTCGCAGAGCGAATTCTTTTCAAACGGAAATAGTTGAACTTAGCTCTAATGAAATAAAACTTGAACTTGTACATAATAGAGCATTCAAAGCTGGAAACCTGTTGGAGCTTACTTCAACTGAATTTAAATTGCTCTCATTATTGATGAACAATCCTAATCGGCTGCTTACAAGAGGGGTGCTATTAGATAAGATATGGGATAACAAGGGAAACTTCGTTGATAATAATACCCTTTCCGTCTACATTAGTAGACTGCGCAATAAGATTGAGGATGACCCTAACTTTCCGCAAAAGCTCCTTAATGTACGCGGTATAGGATATAAATGGAACGTAACTGGGAACCAACAAACATGA
- a CDS encoding IS4 family transposase — MVNKVAEKVLLCQVTQWLDRNASLLLGDRYAKKLHWGNTVFLFLEAIFRGRKGTQEIADHVESSTWMQECTGIQSIHQSSLNRKLGELPPEVLRELHLSRLEHLLEQEGPPLPKKLKKLGPLAAVDSTSLTLGRVRGQWAYQQTGKNAVKMHTCLHLTGEHSAIPMAPVLSTATVADMDTDVLAALVWQTGITYLFDRGYIHYTQYLQWLQAGILFVARLKQNSKVKVLKTRKVKAAGLVLDADVELTCPKTGKTGVFRLVEYKYTDKKKKVHLVRVLTNRWDITALEVAQLYRYRWKVELFFKCMKSNLHLKKIYSSRNPEAVWNLIYLYLIAYVLCEELRLCYAPKQRIGRVLAVFRLYIKGTLADFLKHLNRPKERTSKGRRNKGGRPATHPKVLKPKPIQF; from the coding sequence TTGGTTAATAAAGTAGCTGAAAAGGTGTTGTTATGTCAAGTCACCCAATGGTTAGATCGCAATGCTTCCTTGCTGCTCGGCGACCGTTATGCCAAAAAACTTCACTGGGGCAACACGGTGTTTCTCTTTTTAGAGGCCATATTTAGAGGACGAAAAGGGACTCAAGAAATTGCAGATCATGTAGAGAGTTCTACGTGGATGCAAGAATGCACCGGAATTCAATCCATTCACCAGTCGTCCTTGAACCGCAAGCTCGGCGAACTGCCCCCGGAGGTGCTCCGTGAGCTACACCTCTCTCGCCTGGAGCATCTGTTGGAACAGGAAGGACCGCCCCTGCCTAAAAAACTGAAAAAGTTGGGCCCCCTCGCAGCAGTCGATTCCACCAGCCTGACGCTGGGGCGGGTTCGCGGCCAATGGGCCTACCAGCAAACTGGAAAAAACGCCGTCAAGATGCATACCTGCTTGCACCTGACGGGCGAGCACTCGGCGATTCCCATGGCTCCGGTGCTTTCTACCGCGACGGTGGCCGATATGGACACCGATGTGCTAGCGGCATTGGTTTGGCAAACAGGGATTACGTATTTGTTCGACCGGGGGTATATTCACTACACTCAATATCTACAATGGCTCCAGGCAGGCATTCTGTTCGTCGCTCGCCTCAAGCAAAATAGCAAAGTGAAGGTGCTTAAAACGCGGAAGGTGAAGGCAGCGGGACTGGTGCTGGATGCGGATGTGGAGCTGACGTGTCCGAAGACGGGGAAAACCGGTGTATTTCGGCTCGTGGAGTACAAGTATACGGACAAGAAAAAGAAGGTTCACCTGGTTCGTGTTCTCACCAATCGCTGGGATATCACGGCTCTCGAAGTCGCACAGCTGTACCGTTACCGCTGGAAAGTAGAACTCTTTTTTAAATGTATGAAATCCAACTTACACCTGAAAAAAATCTATAGCAGCCGGAACCCGGAAGCCGTATGGAACCTGATCTACCTCTACCTGATTGCGTATGTGCTCTGCGAAGAGCTCCGTCTGTGTTATGCACCGAAGCAGCGAATCGGCCGGGTGCTAGCTGTGTTCCGCTTGTATATAAAAGGAACGTTGGCGGATTTCCTGAAGCATCTAAACCGACCGAAAGAGCGAACGAGCAAAGGGCGAAGGAACAAGGGAGGCAGACCAGCGACTCACCCGAAAGTGTTGAAGCCTAAGCCTATCCAATTTTAG
- a CDS encoding sensor histidine kinase, with protein MERNWEPTNMNILSNKQIQCFLKRMLTLLIMLLLLGLVFSQIMIEDFKTQILKHDHELAGALLDNEVNPADITAAFIATKTQQDISAGQELLSETGYSTSPNNRSLEEVHHLLIKYRLIIFISIAVFGALLLTAFFLYFKYQQKDIDRSVSVISSFMDGNTSVRMESEEEGGLSKLYGAINTIATSLNAHIDDEKRTKEFLKATLTDVSHQLKTPLASMKMCIEIIQTEAENELLIKRFSTKAALALEHMEILIQSLLKITKLDAGTIPLHKTKQNVAILLHEIVTDFEIRMEQEHKTITLSGSDIFLLCDKDWMIEAIGNVIKNGLDHMEEYGHINISWTRTPMLTKIVIQDNGNGIHPADIHHIFKRFYRSRFSKDTQGIGLGLSLAKSIVEAHNGTISVNSTSEKGSTFTFEFITLTDL; from the coding sequence ATGGAACGTAACTGGGAACCAACAAACATGAACATACTTTCAAATAAACAAATTCAATGTTTCTTAAAGAGAATGCTAACCCTATTGATTATGTTACTGCTTTTAGGACTAGTATTCTCACAAATAATGATTGAGGATTTCAAAACACAGATCTTAAAACATGATCATGAACTAGCTGGCGCACTTCTCGATAATGAGGTGAATCCAGCAGATATCACCGCTGCATTTATAGCCACAAAAACACAACAGGACATTTCTGCCGGTCAGGAACTTCTTTCTGAGACAGGATATAGCACATCCCCAAATAATCGGTCTCTGGAGGAAGTTCATCATCTTCTGATCAAGTATCGACTAATAATTTTCATATCTATTGCAGTCTTTGGCGCATTGTTACTAACTGCCTTTTTTCTTTATTTTAAATATCAACAAAAAGATATAGACAGATCTGTTTCTGTAATTAGCTCCTTTATGGACGGCAACACGAGTGTTCGAATGGAGAGTGAGGAAGAAGGGGGCCTTTCCAAGTTGTATGGTGCGATCAATACGATAGCTACTTCACTAAATGCCCATATTGATGACGAAAAAAGAACAAAAGAATTTTTGAAAGCGACACTCACCGATGTTTCCCATCAGCTTAAAACGCCGCTGGCATCCATGAAAATGTGTATCGAAATTATCCAGACAGAAGCGGAAAATGAGTTGCTAATAAAAAGATTCTCTACAAAAGCAGCGCTTGCCCTTGAACATATGGAAATTTTAATTCAAAGCTTGTTAAAAATCACAAAGCTTGATGCGGGAACGATTCCGCTTCATAAGACAAAGCAAAATGTCGCCATTCTTTTACATGAAATTGTTACCGACTTTGAAATCCGCATGGAACAGGAACATAAAACGATAACTTTAAGCGGTTCAGATATCTTTCTTTTATGCGACAAGGATTGGATGATAGAAGCCATAGGGAATGTTATAAAAAACGGATTAGATCATATGGAGGAATATGGACACATTAATATTAGCTGGACAAGAACCCCTATGCTCACAAAAATAGTTATACAAGACAATGGAAATGGGATTCATCCGGCCGATATTCACCATATCTTCAAGCGTTTTTACCGAAGCAGATTTTCAAAGGATACACAAGGGATTGGCCTAGGACTATCATTGGCAAAATCGATTGTGGAAGCACACAATGGCACTATAAGCGTCAATAGTACATCTGAGAAAGGAAGTACCTTTACATTCGAGTTCATTACACTTACAGATCTGTAA
- the secA2 gene encoding accessory Sec system translocase SecA2, producing the protein MRMSRGQRYLAGKLNTAMNQFRLNPYAKTIQAVKAQHAEAWSEQELKSRSARLRQQAQGGAALSGLLVEAAALAAEAVWRVQGIRLRDTQLAAGMAMADGQIAEMQTGEGKTLAAVLPLYLRALAGRGAQVWTFNDYLARRDAAVMGPVFDYLGLVTGCIQEEQSWAERRQAYLADITYLTAHQAGFDYLKDSLVLDMGELLQRPFHFVLVDEADSILIDEARIPLVLAGAAEVSRSGCAEMARLAASLRLNQDYRQDEHGRNVYLTDAGIEQAEARLGCANLYDSGNQEQLARLHHALHAQALLHRDLDYIVREGQVLLIDEFTGRIADKRQWPDGLQAAVEAKEGLNIQGGGMVRSSITLQHLLSLYPHFCGMTATARASAEELLNTYGLRVAIIPPYKPCVRIDEAHLVFMHKEAKLNAVVKEIAAQHRTGRPVLVGTASVEESEHVAARLQSMDITCQVLNAQQDAREAELILGAGKLDAVTVSTNMAGRGVDILLGGGDPAKHQAVCALGGLLVIGTSLHESSRVDQQLRGRAGRQGDPGASRYMISLDDETLQRYGIGAELPEAYHGLRQVEPLESAAIRRLITHIQRVAEGQNVEIKKTLNKYSDLIEQQRRIMLSKRTSVLKGTVKTELLSRVDQELYGRLCSVYGEATVLAAERQLLLAKTDHCWSAYMDHMFAVREAIHLESVGNKNPLDVYNEQAIEAFAKLEEQVQRAVLEAFAGVSLEQPHLSFSPEALSVPSATWTYMIDDSFLASRVNLF; encoded by the coding sequence ATGAGAATGAGCAGAGGACAACGTTACTTGGCGGGCAAGCTGAATACAGCGATGAACCAATTCAGGCTGAATCCGTATGCCAAAACGATACAAGCCGTCAAGGCCCAGCATGCTGAAGCCTGGAGCGAACAGGAGCTGAAGTCGCGTTCAGCGCGGCTTCGGCAGCAGGCGCAGGGCGGAGCAGCCCTCTCCGGTCTGCTGGTGGAGGCGGCTGCACTGGCCGCTGAAGCCGTGTGGCGGGTGCAGGGCATCCGTCTGCGGGATACGCAGCTGGCGGCAGGCATGGCGATGGCGGACGGCCAGATCGCGGAGATGCAGACCGGGGAAGGCAAAACACTGGCCGCAGTCCTTCCGCTCTACCTGCGGGCGCTTGCCGGCCGGGGAGCGCAGGTGTGGACCTTTAATGATTATCTGGCCCGGCGGGATGCGGCTGTTATGGGTCCTGTTTTTGACTATTTAGGACTGGTCACAGGCTGTATTCAGGAGGAGCAGAGCTGGGCGGAGAGACGGCAGGCGTATCTTGCCGATATCACCTATCTCACGGCCCATCAGGCCGGGTTCGATTACCTGAAGGATTCGCTGGTACTGGATATGGGAGAGCTGCTGCAGCGGCCATTTCACTTCGTGCTGGTAGATGAGGCGGATTCGATCCTGATCGATGAAGCGAGAATTCCGCTGGTGCTTGCGGGTGCAGCAGAGGTATCACGGTCCGGCTGTGCGGAGATGGCGCGGTTAGCCGCGAGCTTGCGGCTGAACCAGGATTACCGTCAGGACGAGCATGGGCGCAATGTCTATCTGACCGATGCCGGAATTGAGCAGGCGGAAGCCCGGCTCGGGTGCGCCAACCTGTATGACAGCGGCAATCAGGAGCAGCTGGCCCGGCTGCATCATGCGCTGCATGCCCAAGCCCTGCTGCACCGCGACCTGGATTACATTGTACGTGAAGGCCAAGTGCTGCTAATCGACGAATTCACCGGCCGGATTGCGGATAAGCGTCAGTGGCCGGACGGTCTGCAGGCTGCGGTGGAGGCGAAGGAAGGCTTGAACATTCAGGGCGGGGGGATGGTTCGCAGCAGTATTACACTGCAGCATCTGCTCAGCCTGTATCCGCACTTCTGCGGAATGACCGCTACTGCGCGTGCTTCGGCGGAGGAACTGCTGAATACCTACGGTCTACGGGTAGCAATTATTCCTCCGTACAAGCCATGTGTGAGAATAGATGAAGCCCATCTAGTCTTCATGCATAAGGAAGCCAAGCTAAATGCGGTCGTTAAGGAAATTGCCGCCCAGCACCGTACAGGCCGCCCGGTATTGGTGGGCACGGCGAGTGTGGAGGAATCTGAGCATGTTGCTGCGCGTCTGCAGAGCATGGACATCACCTGCCAGGTGCTGAACGCGCAGCAGGATGCCCGCGAAGCGGAGCTGATCTTAGGGGCAGGCAAGCTGGACGCGGTTACCGTGTCCACGAATATGGCCGGCCGGGGTGTGGATATTCTGCTGGGCGGCGGCGATCCTGCGAAACACCAGGCAGTCTGTGCGCTCGGCGGCCTGCTTGTGATCGGCACCAGCCTGCATGAGAGCAGCCGGGTCGATCAGCAGCTGAGAGGCCGCGCGGGACGGCAGGGTGATCCCGGCGCGTCGCGGTATATGATCAGCCTGGATGATGAGACGCTGCAGCGGTACGGAATCGGGGCAGAGCTGCCGGAAGCGTATCACGGGCTGCGGCAAGTGGAGCCGCTGGAGAGTGCGGCGATCCGCAGGTTGATCACCCATATTCAGCGTGTGGCCGAAGGGCAGAATGTTGAGATCAAGAAGACACTCAACAAATACTCCGACCTCATTGAGCAGCAGCGCAGAATCATGCTCAGCAAGCGGACAAGCGTGCTGAAGGGTACCGTGAAGACGGAACTGCTGTCCAGAGTGGACCAAGAACTCTATGGCCGGTTATGTAGCGTTTATGGGGAAGCAACCGTGCTGGCGGCGGAGCGGCAGCTGCTGCTGGCGAAGACGGACCATTGCTGGTCTGCGTATATGGACCATATGTTTGCGGTCCGGGAAGCGATCCATCTGGAGAGCGTGGGTAACAAGAATCCGCTGGATGTATACAATGAACAGGCGATAGAGGCTTTTGCGAAGCTGGAGGAGCAGGTTCAGCGTGCGGTGCTGGAGGCGTTCGCCGGGGTGAGTCTGGAACAACCCCACCTAAGCTTCAGCCCCGAAGCGCTTAGTGTGCCGTCAGCAACCTGGACTTATATGATCGACGACAGCTTTCTGGCCAGCCGGGTGAATTTGTTCTAG